A genomic window from Flavobacterium sp. I3-2 includes:
- a CDS encoding RteC domain-containing protein: MLQSKIQEVIKDCSCDVALFETCDIAQESKLKKQITLIKTGITKLNQLVRDNEFESVDFEIEFFKKHKPELISDYLYLNLLLRLYQEVPQIAFNDISVFKKYSKEAYTFFKTEPFFYNYLKQNDCSKDDLFFKRLETTLNYYSPNHLFSDIRSTCSHGLLTAKMKAYEKWLAFCNKKIKAIKNQNTSKTSTVEVSPLVWQAHKVDAIELVYALYYSGAVNVEQCTLQELALQFEKIFNIEICSQLYRDFLDIKRRKIDSTRFLNKLADKLKFKIEQGYF, encoded by the coding sequence ATGTTACAGTCAAAAATTCAAGAGGTCATTAAAGATTGCTCTTGTGATGTTGCCCTATTTGAAACTTGCGACATAGCACAAGAAAGTAAATTAAAAAAACAAATAACATTAATAAAAACGGGTATTACCAAACTTAACCAATTGGTAAGAGATAATGAATTTGAGTCGGTTGATTTTGAAATTGAATTTTTTAAAAAACATAAACCTGAGTTGATTTCTGATTATCTTTATTTAAATCTATTACTGCGTTTGTATCAAGAAGTTCCGCAAATTGCTTTTAATGACATATCAGTATTCAAAAAATACAGTAAAGAGGCCTATACTTTTTTTAAAACCGAACCGTTTTTTTATAATTACTTAAAGCAAAACGATTGTAGTAAAGACGATTTGTTTTTTAAACGTCTCGAAACTACGTTAAATTATTATTCACCCAATCATTTGTTTTCAGACATCCGAAGCACTTGCTCTCATGGCTTACTAACTGCAAAAATGAAAGCTTATGAAAAATGGTTAGCGTTTTGTAACAAAAAAATAAAGGCAATTAAAAATCAAAATACAAGCAAAACCTCTACAGTAGAAGTTTCTCCTTTGGTTTGGCAGGCTCATAAGGTAGATGCTATTGAACTGGTTTATGCTTTATACTACTCTGGGGCTGTAAATGTGGAACAATGTACCTTACAAGAATTGGCTTTACAATTTGAGAAAATATTTAATATCGAGATTTGTTCGCAATTGTACCGCGATTTCTTAGATATAAAACGTAGAAAAATTGATTCGACTCGCTTTTTAAATAAACTGGCTGATAAATTGAAATTTAAGATTGAACAAGGGTATTTTTAG
- a CDS encoding aminotransferase class I/II-fold pyridoxal phosphate-dependent enzyme, protein MAKINHNNPFKTISDLIENAKEQHTVHLYAEDSFLNGNSLQIKGKKCWHFATTGYLGLEQDIRLKSAGAEAIMKYGTQFPLSKTYISHPLYAELEALLKQMFGQEVIICKNSTLAHLGIIPQLVDYDEVVILDHQVHWSVQQACSMLKNKGCVVELVRHNNLEQLETLLIKYRRTKKKIWYMADGIYSMFGDRAPIEELKNLCKKYSELHLYFDDVHGMSWKGTHGTGFVKAHFDVVPPNVTIVATLSKTFGASGAVVICGDAIKHNEIKNFGGPLTFSAQLEPAAVAAAIASAKIHLSEEIYKLQDTLNHKIALANDLFTKYDLPIISFAHTPVFYLGTALPQTAFNLANYLHAEGFFVNPGIYPAVPMRNAGLRITVSNHNANEQITDLITCIAHHFQEALNKTNNSRNLIEKAFKIKVSDDKTDAETKYVLKSWNSISEIEEELWNEVLGNENALDYQGFTWLEKTFNSLDTSNINYMSFKYYGWFLDNECVALTAVTESIWKEDVLATAFVSDKVEQIRKENPLFLCAKAWSIASPFTEGKHLYIKDNDTKILEVVVDDLLKIFEATDVNKFFFRDFDLNKKEEQLFFNKGLVKIQMPDTCIFKWNRETDITKLLSKKDRRHFKNDIRPFIDVFDLKSKKYLNNEELDDAYKLYAQVKNNNLAINNFMYDKKVFEAMNAHQNWEFIVATLPNTDKIIGCVFCYVNHTNKSYNPILIGLFDDVELRLKLYRQLLYKTITVAQKMEFETVFLGFSAVFEKKKLGAQSYSKFAYVLVKENFDTDQLSNFEN, encoded by the coding sequence ATGGCTAAAATTAATCACAACAACCCATTTAAAACCATCAGCGATTTGATTGAAAATGCTAAAGAGCAACATACGGTACATTTGTATGCAGAAGATTCGTTTTTAAACGGAAATTCGCTACAAATAAAAGGTAAAAAATGTTGGCATTTTGCAACCACCGGGTATTTAGGGTTAGAACAAGATATACGTTTAAAAAGCGCAGGAGCTGAGGCTATTATGAAATACGGAACCCAATTTCCCTTGTCAAAAACATATATCTCACATCCCTTATATGCTGAATTAGAAGCATTACTTAAGCAAATGTTTGGGCAAGAAGTGATTATTTGTAAAAACAGTACGTTAGCACATTTGGGAATTATACCCCAGTTAGTAGATTATGATGAGGTTGTAATTTTAGACCATCAGGTACATTGGAGTGTGCAACAGGCTTGTAGTATGCTTAAAAATAAAGGATGTGTGGTAGAATTAGTGAGGCATAATAATTTAGAACAATTAGAAACGTTATTGATAAAATACAGACGAACCAAAAAGAAAATTTGGTATATGGCTGATGGTATTTATTCTATGTTTGGTGATCGTGCTCCTATCGAAGAATTGAAAAATTTATGTAAAAAATATAGCGAATTGCATTTGTATTTTGATGATGTACATGGTATGAGCTGGAAAGGAACTCACGGCACAGGCTTTGTAAAAGCACATTTTGATGTGGTACCACCAAATGTTACTATAGTGGCAACTTTAAGTAAAACCTTTGGAGCAAGTGGTGCGGTTGTAATTTGTGGCGATGCAATAAAACATAATGAAATTAAAAATTTTGGAGGTCCTTTGACCTTTTCAGCTCAATTAGAACCTGCAGCTGTAGCGGCAGCTATTGCTTCGGCAAAAATTCATTTGTCTGAAGAAATTTACAAACTCCAAGATACTTTAAATCATAAAATAGCTTTGGCTAATGATTTATTTACAAAGTATGACTTACCCATTATTTCGTTTGCCCATACACCTGTTTTTTATTTGGGGACGGCTTTACCCCAAACGGCATTTAATTTAGCGAATTATTTACATGCCGAAGGTTTTTTTGTAAATCCAGGTATCTATCCTGCTGTTCCAATGCGAAATGCTGGTTTAAGAATCACGGTTTCTAACCACAATGCAAATGAACAAATAACTGATTTAATAACTTGTATTGCTCATCATTTTCAAGAAGCTTTAAATAAGACCAATAATTCAAGAAACTTAATCGAAAAAGCTTTTAAAATTAAAGTGTCTGATGATAAAACGGATGCTGAAACGAAATATGTTTTAAAAAGTTGGAATTCGATTTCTGAAATTGAAGAGGAATTATGGAACGAAGTATTGGGAAATGAAAATGCGTTAGATTATCAAGGTTTTACATGGCTCGAAAAAACCTTTAACTCGCTCGATACTTCGAATATAAACTATATGTCTTTTAAATATTATGGTTGGTTTTTAGATAATGAGTGTGTTGCTTTAACCGCTGTTACCGAATCAATTTGGAAAGAAGATGTTTTGGCTACAGCATTTGTTTCTGATAAAGTAGAACAAATTCGAAAAGAAAATCCGTTGTTTTTATGTGCTAAAGCTTGGTCTATTGCGAGCCCATTTACAGAAGGCAAACATTTGTATATAAAAGATAACGATACAAAAATTTTAGAAGTAGTTGTGGATGATTTACTCAAAATTTTTGAAGCTACTGATGTAAATAAGTTCTTTTTTAGAGATTTTGACTTGAATAAAAAAGAAGAACAACTTTTTTTTAATAAAGGTTTGGTCAAAATTCAGATGCCCGATACCTGTATATTTAAATGGAACCGAGAGACGGATATAACTAAGTTACTTTCCAAAAAAGATAGGAGACATTTTAAAAATGACATACGGCCTTTTATTGATGTTTTTGATTTAAAAAGTAAAAAATACCTGAATAATGAAGAGTTAGATGATGCTTATAAATTGTATGCTCAAGTAAAAAATAACAACCTGGCAATTAATAATTTTATGTACGATAAAAAGGTATTCGAGGCGATGAATGCCCATCAAAACTGGGAGTTTATTGTAGCTACATTACCCAATACAGATAAAATTATAGGTTGTGTATTCTGTTATGTCAACCATACCAATAAATCATATAATCCGATTTTAATTGGTTTGTTTGACGATGTTGAATTACGTTTAAAATTATATCGACAACTTTTATATAAAACTATAACTGTTGCACAAAAAATGGAATTTGAAACTGTTTTTTTAGGGTTTTCTGCTGTTTTTGAGAAAAAGAAATTAGGAGCTCAATCCTATTCGAAATTTGCTTACGTTTTGGTGAAAGAAAATTTTGACACAGACCAACTATCAAATTTTGAGAATTAA
- a CDS encoding helix-turn-helix domain-containing protein: MIEFKISKKRWHNMLDAFISLGAGKVGQTLKIHHRKDDFESLESIFNLMNEELSERLLHLSFIKPNDFQKLHKHYLLFLNKDFIIKNTCESFLTDFDVKLNQIKGLSLFNIIDKSSANYIEEFFAKPNQSLSILKPNMLLFDDFFFFNIKILQQGNAVIINLYQLYIESKNAASLNQTNRNHSKLKQRKRYEIIIEEIKMYIDSYPLNQKLSLKQLSLDFGINSYKLKIMFKEQYQCNVYEYFISIRMKHALILIETGTLAFKEIAYMVGYNDYSSFVKFFKRHYHLLPNQVRLKAQEVVN; this comes from the coding sequence ATGATTGAATTTAAAATATCTAAGAAAAGATGGCATAATATGCTAGATGCCTTTATCAGCTTAGGAGCTGGAAAAGTTGGTCAAACTTTAAAAATACACCATAGAAAAGATGATTTTGAATCGCTCGAATCTATTTTTAATTTAATGAATGAAGAATTAAGTGAACGCTTATTACATCTTTCATTTATTAAACCAAACGATTTTCAGAAGCTCCACAAACATTACCTATTGTTTCTGAACAAGGACTTCATTATTAAAAATACTTGCGAATCCTTTTTAACCGATTTTGATGTAAAACTTAATCAAATTAAAGGGCTTTCTCTTTTTAATATCATTGACAAATCAAGCGCAAATTACATTGAAGAATTTTTTGCCAAACCAAATCAATCCTTATCTATTTTAAAGCCCAATATGCTATTATTTGATGATTTTTTCTTTTTTAATATCAAAATATTACAACAAGGAAATGCTGTCATTATTAATTTATACCAATTATATATCGAATCTAAAAATGCAGCATCACTAAACCAAACAAACCGTAATCATTCCAAACTAAAACAACGCAAGCGTTACGAAATCATCATCGAAGAAATTAAAATGTATATCGATTCGTACCCTCTCAATCAAAAATTATCCCTTAAACAACTCAGTTTAGATTTTGGTATCAATTCCTATAAACTAAAAATAATGTTTAAAGAACAATATCAATGCAATGTTTACGAATATTTCATTTCAATACGAATGAAACATGCTTTAATCTTAATTGAAACGGGTACTTTGGCATTTAAAGAGATCGCTTATATGGTGGGTTATAACGACTATTCGTCATTTGTGAAATTTTTTAAAAGACATTATCACCTTCTTCCCAATCAAGTTCGTTTAAAAGCACAAGAAGTGGTTAATTAA
- a CDS encoding MauE/DoxX family redox-associated membrane protein, with the protein MRNFKQISNLVCIYFFIILFVYAAVSKLIDFENFQVQIAQSPLLSAFATPIAYGVVFGELIIALMLCFTKSRTLGLYLFLGFMTAFTVYIYLILNYSPFVPCSCGGVLEKMGWTEHLWFNLGVCVVAVWGIVWGMRE; encoded by the coding sequence ATGCGTAATTTTAAACAAATTAGTAATCTTGTTTGTATCTACTTCTTTATTATACTTTTTGTATATGCAGCAGTTAGTAAGCTTATTGACTTTGAAAACTTTCAAGTTCAAATTGCACAATCTCCTTTATTAAGCGCCTTTGCCACACCAATTGCATACGGTGTTGTGTTTGGTGAACTTATTATAGCCCTAATGCTTTGCTTTACCAAAAGCAGAACTTTAGGGCTTTATTTATTTCTAGGTTTCATGACTGCCTTTACCGTTTACATCTACCTCATCTTAAATTACAGTCCGTTTGTACCCTGCTCTTGTGGTGGTGTACTTGAAAAAATGGGATGGACGGAACACTTATGGTTCAATCTAGGGGTTTGTGTGGTTGCTGTTTGGGGAATTGTTTGGGGAATGAGGGAATGA
- a CDS encoding four helix bundle protein codes for MMHTDLQVYQKSLDFVISIYQITADFPSEEKYGLTSQLRRAAVSIPTNIAEGVSKNSTKEYIRFLYISLGSISEIECLLEISNRLTYCTSTSILTQNLTLIKKMLIKLIASLRKRE; via the coding sequence ATGATGCATACAGATTTACAAGTTTATCAAAAGTCGTTAGATTTTGTTATATCCATTTATCAAATAACGGCTGATTTTCCTAGTGAAGAGAAATACGGACTTACCAGCCAATTACGAAGAGCAGCTGTTTCTATTCCTACCAATATAGCTGAGGGGGTTTCTAAAAACTCAACTAAAGAATATATCCGATTTCTTTACATTTCACTAGGCTCAATTTCTGAAATAGAATGCCTGTTAGAAATTTCGAATCGATTAACCTATTGTACCTCTACTTCTATTTTGACTCAGAATCTAACCCTTATAAAAAAAATGCTGATAAAGCTTATTGCTTCGTTGAGGAAGAGAGAATGA
- a CDS encoding DUF6520 family protein has product MKTNFKKALIPFGVIVLGVVGAFASNAAKQLEKSDEAAMFGYHYDATQPPGQECQLEWVDCNPDSGDICTISGVTYYRSPIKDGLQCSFTLFKN; this is encoded by the coding sequence ATGAAAACAAATTTTAAAAAAGCCTTGATACCATTCGGTGTAATAGTACTAGGCGTAGTAGGTGCTTTTGCATCAAATGCAGCAAAACAGCTTGAGAAATCTGATGAAGCTGCTATGTTCGGATATCACTATGATGCTACACAGCCTCCAGGACAAGAATGTCAATTAGAGTGGGTTGATTGTAATCCAGATAGTGGAGATATCTGTACTATTTCGGGAGTCACTTATTATAGAAGTCCTATTAAAGATGGTTTACAGTGTAGTTTTACACTTTTTAAAAATTAA
- a CDS encoding alpha/beta hydrolase family protein, which yields MRFLKQIVIYMFLMLSWSMMGQETSNKSEMITTEFVSDSGNIIAYNLTVANKSHFIIKDLATVKEYKLEIGSKKFYINDYLGAIYDFKNKELHFIDFKTQQIKVLQNIGKLDILKNLDRLVYMELKTNMLSILDLKTFKTTSFDKVKFFSLSPNESKLVMIDENNSSVLLDLKTNKKEVFPNLDKVEDPIKKVVFNELNSVFYLITNSVDDMFVYEVQKNDLKKIGKYPIVNEVEKTVIDTLFNDLRLLPNDELVVGVKPLQKKRSEQDADVQIWRGSQKGYTPNVDHQKNATNQIALINLKTGNWMSLADISFNLIFKIDEQNQIYGFDMFGNDSLSFLDSAVSIYKYDSYKKSKIKINDINTLSKNIFSYKSFHPLIFFWKNNWYYYDESLNKKVAITASLKDDFYSKYVTYTNEITNNPISFPLEWNERGLFFTSEKDIWYFDFKTKEIEKKTNGDNKGRSYQIASANYNLFSENWIWSAIPLNTNNYKDLILHYSTLMNTKQGISFFTDKEKLIDLTEDQAAFTQIKRSKNFIIYIKEKPNSTPKMYVYDIHKRKESLIYDSNSFDTEVEEVLSKYEFWKKENGEFAGGILRFPKNYNPKSSKKYPVIVFVYDKKYHLQNTYFSPEMLSVAKINFRTFIADDYFVLEPDIYYKVGETGNSALNSVNEVIDYFAEKYPLDTSKMGMYGHSFGGYETNFIITHTNRFKAAITSAGVAEIISEYFNYSQYSLQPNLWRYENHQFRLGKNFYQDKEMYIKNSPLFHAQNVETPLLLITGNKDYVVNWQQSLLMFNALKKLNKEVTLLIYENEDHYIHKEKNQKDVSLKVKQWFDYYLKDKEKPKWLD from the coding sequence ATGAGATTTTTAAAACAAATAGTAATCTATATGTTTTTGATGCTTTCTTGGTCTATGATGGGCCAAGAAACATCAAATAAATCAGAAATGATTACGACAGAATTTGTAAGTGATTCAGGCAATATCATTGCTTACAATCTCACTGTAGCAAATAAGAGTCATTTTATAATAAAAGATTTAGCTACCGTAAAAGAATATAAATTGGAAATAGGTTCCAAAAAATTTTATATAAATGATTATCTGGGGGCTATTTATGATTTTAAAAATAAAGAACTGCATTTCATTGATTTTAAAACGCAGCAAATAAAAGTGTTGCAAAATATTGGAAAGCTTGATATTTTAAAGAATCTAGATAGGTTGGTTTATATGGAGTTAAAAACCAATATGCTGTCGATTTTAGATCTTAAAACATTTAAAACTACTTCATTTGATAAAGTTAAATTTTTTAGTTTAAGTCCCAACGAAAGTAAACTTGTAATGATTGATGAAAACAATTCATCTGTACTCTTAGATTTAAAAACAAATAAAAAAGAGGTATTTCCAAATCTTGATAAGGTAGAAGACCCCATAAAAAAAGTTGTTTTTAATGAATTAAATAGCGTATTTTATTTGATTACCAATTCGGTTGATGATATGTTTGTTTATGAAGTTCAAAAGAACGATTTAAAAAAAATAGGTAAATATCCTATAGTAAATGAAGTCGAAAAAACAGTCATTGATACCTTGTTTAATGATTTACGATTGTTACCTAATGATGAATTGGTAGTTGGAGTAAAACCTTTACAGAAAAAACGTTCAGAACAAGATGCAGATGTTCAAATTTGGAGAGGCTCTCAAAAAGGATATACACCAAATGTAGATCATCAAAAAAATGCCACCAATCAAATCGCCTTAATAAATTTGAAAACGGGTAATTGGATGTCTTTAGCAGACATTAGTTTCAATCTGATTTTTAAAATCGATGAACAAAACCAAATTTATGGTTTTGATATGTTTGGTAACGATAGTTTATCTTTTTTAGATTCTGCAGTATCTATTTATAAATATGATTCTTATAAAAAATCTAAAATAAAAATTAATGATATTAATACTTTAAGTAAAAACATTTTTAGTTACAAGTCCTTTCATCCTTTAATCTTTTTTTGGAAAAATAATTGGTATTATTATGATGAATCACTAAACAAAAAAGTTGCAATTACAGCAAGCTTAAAAGATGATTTTTATAGTAAATATGTCACTTACACCAATGAAATCACAAACAATCCGATTAGTTTTCCTTTAGAATGGAATGAAAGAGGACTTTTTTTTACTTCTGAAAAAGACATTTGGTATTTTGATTTCAAAACGAAAGAAATAGAAAAAAAAACAAATGGTGATAATAAAGGTAGATCATATCAAATAGCCAGTGCTAATTATAATTTATTTTCAGAAAATTGGATTTGGTCTGCAATTCCACTAAATACAAATAATTATAAAGATTTGATTTTACATTATTCCACTTTAATGAATACGAAACAAGGGATTTCTTTTTTTACAGACAAAGAAAAGTTAATTGATTTAACCGAAGATCAAGCTGCGTTTACACAAATTAAAAGGTCAAAAAATTTCATTATTTATATAAAAGAGAAACCGAACAGTACACCAAAAATGTATGTATACGATATTCACAAACGTAAGGAATCTTTAATTTATGATAGTAATAGTTTTGATACTGAAGTTGAAGAGGTTTTATCAAAATACGAATTTTGGAAAAAAGAAAATGGTGAATTTGCTGGTGGTATTTTACGATTTCCCAAAAATTATAATCCTAAATCATCGAAAAAATATCCAGTAATAGTATTTGTTTATGATAAAAAATATCATCTTCAAAACACTTATTTTTCACCAGAGATGTTATCTGTTGCAAAAATAAATTTTAGAACTTTTATAGCAGATGATTATTTTGTTTTGGAACCAGATATTTATTATAAAGTTGGAGAAACCGGTAATTCTGCATTGAATAGCGTAAACGAAGTTATCGATTATTTTGCAGAGAAATATCCGTTAGATACTTCAAAAATGGGAATGTACGGTCATTCTTTTGGGGGTTATGAAACCAATTTTATAATTACACACACCAATCGTTTTAAAGCAGCGATTACAAGTGCAGGTGTTGCTGAAATAATCTCAGAGTATTTTAATTATAGCCAATATTCGTTACAACCCAATTTGTGGAGATATGAGAACCATCAGTTTCGTTTAGGCAAAAACTTCTATCAAGATAAAGAAATGTATATTAAAAATTCACCACTTTTTCATGCTCAAAATGTTGAAACACCTTTGTTATTAATAACTGGAAATAAAGATTATGTAGTGAATTGGCAACAAAGTTTATTGATGTTTAACGCTTTAAAAAAATTAAATAAAGAGGTGACTTTATTAATTTATGAAAATGAAGACCATTACATTCATAAAGAGAAAAATCAAAAAGATGTAAGCTTGAAAGTCAAACAGTGGTTTGATTATTATTTGAAAGATAAAGAAAAACCGAAATGGTTAGATTAG
- a CDS encoding RagB/SusD family nutrient uptake outer membrane protein: MNLPRYMMLSFSLLIINLSCSDFLETDLPKDQLDQVKVFNDVATAEAAMNNVYVMLVEGGFLNGNTADNPFLMACYTDELEVVSTQNTDPRKFYDAVILADNTAVKRLWDTTYKQIYTTNNIIEGVESSPNLSEATKNKLIGEAIAIRGMLHFYLTQTFEDVPYIKTTNYNLNKSIAKQSTNEVMNLAIADLKEAELLLNDEVANTERIRINKPVVQAFLARMYLYQKKWTESLQYANLVINNPLFELEPIETLFLKESKSAIWQLKPTIVGFNTYEAMSYIFTANPAPIAQLSQSLLNDFEVGDLRKTQWVKFVGDTGTNAHAFKYKQRGFSTPTKEYSIVIRIEEMYLIAAEAEAQLGNWSNFNDYLNAIRTRANIPALNITDSNLAENAILNERRIEFFCEFGHRFYDLKRTNKLMSLSAVKPNWMDYFKNLPIPQTEILLNGNLKPQNTGY, encoded by the coding sequence ATGAACTTACCAAGATATATGATGCTTAGTTTTAGTTTATTGATAATAAACCTAAGCTGTAGTGATTTTTTAGAAACAGATTTGCCAAAAGATCAATTGGATCAAGTAAAGGTGTTTAATGATGTTGCAACTGCAGAAGCAGCAATGAATAATGTATATGTGATGTTAGTTGAGGGAGGATTTTTAAATGGTAATACAGCAGATAATCCATTTCTGATGGCGTGTTATACGGATGAATTAGAGGTGGTCTCAACTCAAAATACCGATCCTAGAAAATTCTATGACGCCGTTATTCTTGCTGATAATACAGCTGTGAAAAGACTTTGGGACACAACCTATAAACAAATTTATACGACTAACAATATCATCGAAGGAGTTGAAAGTTCACCGAATCTTTCAGAAGCTACAAAAAATAAGTTGATTGGAGAGGCGATAGCAATTCGTGGAATGCTACATTTTTATTTAACGCAAACTTTCGAAGACGTGCCGTATATAAAAACAACAAATTACAATTTAAACAAGAGTATTGCAAAACAAAGTACAAATGAGGTTATGAATTTAGCCATAGCTGATTTAAAAGAAGCCGAATTATTATTGAACGATGAGGTTGCTAACACAGAAAGAATTCGAATCAACAAACCTGTAGTTCAAGCTTTCTTGGCTCGTATGTATTTGTATCAAAAAAAATGGACAGAATCTTTACAATATGCAAACTTAGTTATTAATAACCCACTTTTTGAATTAGAACCTATTGAAACCTTGTTTTTAAAAGAAAGTAAAAGTGCCATTTGGCAATTAAAACCAACTATTGTCGGTTTTAATACTTACGAAGCGATGTCTTATATATTTACAGCAAATCCGGCTCCGATTGCACAACTTTCGCAAAGTCTATTGAATGATTTTGAAGTAGGTGATTTACGCAAAACACAATGGGTGAAATTTGTAGGTGACACAGGTACAAATGCTCATGCTTTTAAATACAAACAAAGAGGTTTTTCTACACCAACAAAAGAATACTCGATCGTAATACGTATAGAAGAAATGTATTTGATTGCTGCTGAAGCAGAAGCACAACTAGGGAATTGGTCAAATTTTAATGATTATTTAAATGCTATTCGTACAAGAGCAAACATACCAGCTCTGAATATTACAGATAGTAATTTAGCAGAAAATGCCATTTTAAACGAACGTAGAATTGAGTTTTTCTGTGAGTTTGGGCATCGTTTTTACGACCTTAAACGAACAAATAAACTAATGAGCTTATCTGCAGTTAAACCTAATTGGATGGATTATTTCAAAAATCTTCCAATACCTCAAACAGAAATTTTGTTAAATGGTAATTTAAAACCACAAAATACAGGATACTAA